Proteins encoded within one genomic window of Leptolyngbya sp. SIO1E4:
- a CDS encoding SDR family NAD(P)-dependent oxidoreductase, whose translation MVNINTEFEQMSDLDIAIIGMSGRFPGANNVHTFWQNLQNKIESISFLSNQDLVGLNLDRSILESSQYVKAAPVLEDIESFDASFFGFSPKEAEFMDPQNRLFMECAWEAFEEAGYDPETHEGLIGVYGGISTNTYFLNNIYKNIDLIDISNTYAIDKDFLATGISYKLNLKGPSLSVQTYCSTSLVAVHLACKSLLDEECDMALAGGVAIQVPHKSGYLYREDGISSPDGHCRAFDAKAQGTVFGSGLGIVLLKRLKDAISDRDCIHAVIKGSAINNDGSLKVSYAAPSVDGQAEVIVEALANAGIDAEDISYIEAHGTGTAAGDPVEIAALTKAFQTFTKKNSFCPIGSVKTNIGHLDAAAGIASLIKTVLALKHQKIPPSLHFETPNPQIDFANSPFYVNTKLTEWETNSIPRRAGVSSLGFGGTNAHVILEEAPEVQYFEESRPWQLLLLSAKTISALETATANLAAYLKQNLEVNLADIAYTLQVGRRAFNYRRMLVCQSSKNGLNVLEKRDQKRIFTVYQEHREQPVVFMFSGQGVQYVNMARQLYEVEPIFKQQVDACAQILHPQLKLDIRQILFPQEGQIETASQHLQRTEITQPALFVIEYALAQLWQEWGVCPEAMIGHSIGEYVAATIAGVFSLEDALIVVATRAKLMQQLPPGNMLAIPLPEEQVQSWLEQLDQKGISCQLAAINGPCACVVSGPQEAISSLQEQLSAQGIKCRLLQTSHAFHSEMMEPIVAPFVEALKQVKLNPPRLRFISNMTGDWITAEQAISPNYWGQHLRQTVRFSTGILRLLEECTGVFLEVGPGRTLSTLTTQHLQPQAKQQALSSLHHAKEPQSDVRFLLQTLGRLWLAGVDISWPGFYAHEQRHRLPLPTYPFERQRYWIDPPKSIEGDRSVSVSLAKNSDISNWFYVPTWKQSVSPIPIQLAASTSPKSFTLVFVDDRGLGARLIERLQAQNQRVITVKVGPEFAQLSEGQYTLNPGRSDDYDTLLQDLLAQQQFPEQIIHMWNVTALSESGLGVKAAKKAQEIGFYSLLSLAKVLSKQNLSEELTLTVVSNGLQLVTGEEPLSPEKATLLGPVKVISQEYQTISCRSIDVVLSSAGSWQQEKLIDHLLAELRRPISGQLIAYRGHNRWVQTFESVRLDESVEETPRLREEGVYLITGGLGGLGLVLAKYLAEEVQAKLVLTGRSVFPVREEWDSWIATHEETNSVSQKIGKVRNLEALGAEVLVLSADVGDSAQMREAMKLTQQQFGQLHGVIHAAGIVEGNSFSTIAQLNKIECEQQFQSKVYGLLVLEEVLQGQALDFCVLMSSLSSVLGGLGYVAYGAANLFMDAFTAQQNKANPVPWFSLNWDTWQVEEERKRVEFNQTGLTKFIVTPEEGVDAFQRILSRGEFYHQIVVSTGDLQLRLKKWTSPRSLRDKAIDSRASLYQRPDLQSAYLAPRNEIEQKLADIWQEMLGIKQVGIHDNFFELGGDSLVMMQLISQVRKAFHVELSMDSLFSKGTVAEIAQYIEKILYTVQQLQAPIGLDLEETIEVEL comes from the coding sequence ATGGTGAATATCAATACAGAGTTTGAACAAATGTCAGATTTAGATATAGCGATTATTGGAATGTCTGGCCGTTTTCCTGGTGCGAATAATGTACATACTTTTTGGCAGAATCTTCAGAATAAGATCGAATCAATTTCGTTCCTCTCTAATCAAGACTTGGTAGGTTTAAACCTTGATAGAAGTATTTTAGAAAGCTCTCAGTATGTAAAAGCGGCACCTGTATTGGAGGATATTGAGAGTTTTGATGCTAGTTTCTTTGGTTTTAGCCCTAAAGAGGCTGAATTTATGGATCCTCAGAACCGCCTCTTTATGGAGTGTGCCTGGGAAGCTTTTGAGGAAGCTGGATATGACCCAGAAACTCATGAAGGTTTAATTGGAGTTTACGGAGGCATCAGTACAAACACTTATTTCTTAAACAACATTTATAAAAACATTGATCTGATAGATATTTCAAATACATATGCTATCGATAAGGACTTTTTGGCGACAGGAATATCATATAAATTAAACCTGAAAGGGCCTAGCTTAAGTGTCCAGACTTATTGCTCGACTTCATTAGTTGCTGTACATCTGGCCTGCAAAAGTCTATTGGATGAAGAGTGTGATATGGCTTTGGCAGGTGGAGTTGCTATTCAAGTTCCACACAAATCAGGTTATTTGTACCGAGAAGACGGGATATCATCACCTGATGGCCACTGCCGTGCATTTGATGCTAAAGCACAAGGTACAGTTTTTGGTAGTGGCCTTGGAATCGTCCTTTTAAAGAGATTGAAAGATGCTATTAGCGACAGAGATTGCATTCATGCAGTTATTAAAGGTTCAGCTATTAATAATGATGGTTCCTTGAAAGTTAGCTATGCGGCACCTAGTGTAGATGGTCAAGCAGAAGTCATTGTAGAGGCGCTGGCAAATGCTGGAATAGATGCTGAGGACATCTCATACATAGAAGCCCATGGCACTGGAACCGCTGCTGGCGATCCAGTGGAAATTGCTGCCCTTACTAAGGCTTTTCAGACCTTTACAAAGAAAAATAGTTTCTGCCCAATTGGTTCAGTTAAAACAAACATTGGACATCTAGATGCGGCAGCGGGTATAGCAAGTCTTATTAAGACTGTCTTGGCATTGAAACATCAAAAAATACCGCCAAGCTTGCATTTCGAAACTCCCAATCCTCAAATTGATTTTGCTAATAGTCCTTTTTACGTTAATACTAAACTTACTGAATGGGAAACTAATAGTATTCCACGCCGGGCTGGTGTTAGTTCCTTAGGATTCGGTGGAACGAATGCCCATGTTATTCTTGAAGAGGCACCTGAAGTCCAGTACTTTGAAGAATCTAGGCCTTGGCAATTGCTGTTATTATCAGCCAAAACCATTTCGGCACTTGAAACTGCAACGGCTAATTTAGCTGCATATTTAAAGCAAAATCTAGAAGTCAATCTTGCTGATATTGCATACACTTTGCAGGTGGGTCGTAGAGCCTTTAACTATCGGCGCATGTTAGTTTGCCAGAGTAGTAAAAATGGATTAAATGTCCTGGAAAAACGGGATCAGAAACGAATTTTTACCGTGTATCAGGAGCATAGAGAACAGCCGGTCGTCTTCATGTTTTCTGGGCAAGGGGTGCAATATGTGAATATGGCGCGGCAACTCTATGAGGTTGAGCCTATCTTCAAGCAACAGGTTGATGCTTGCGCTCAGATTCTACACCCTCAGCTTAAGCTTGATATTCGCCAGATACTCTTCCCCCAGGAAGGTCAGATTGAAACAGCCTCACAACACCTGCAACGGACTGAGATTACTCAACCAGCTCTGTTTGTGATTGAATATGCTTTGGCTCAATTATGGCAGGAATGGGGAGTTTGTCCTGAGGCCATGATTGGTCACAGCATTGGGGAATATGTTGCTGCAACAATTGCCGGGGTGTTCTCGCTTGAAGATGCGTTAATCGTAGTGGCAACGCGGGCAAAACTGATGCAACAGTTACCGCCTGGAAATATGTTGGCGATTCCGCTACCAGAAGAGCAGGTGCAATCTTGGTTGGAGCAATTGGACCAGAAGGGCATCTCTTGTCAACTCGCCGCTATTAACGGTCCCTGTGCTTGCGTCGTGTCCGGCCCTCAGGAGGCGATCTCCTCACTACAAGAGCAACTATCGGCTCAAGGAATTAAATGTCGGCTGTTACAGACTTCGCATGCCTTCCACTCCGAGATGATGGAACCTATCGTGGCTCCTTTTGTCGAAGCACTCAAACAAGTCAAACTCAATCCGCCCCGCCTTCGCTTTATTTCCAATATGACGGGTGATTGGATTACTGCTGAGCAAGCGATCAGTCCTAATTACTGGGGGCAACATCTGCGGCAAACGGTGCGATTTTCTACTGGGATATTGCGTCTGTTAGAGGAGTGTACAGGGGTGTTCTTAGAGGTTGGTCCAGGTCGAACTTTAAGCACACTTACTACCCAGCATTTGCAGCCCCAAGCCAAACAACAAGCCCTAAGTTCCTTGCATCATGCCAAAGAGCCGCAATCGGATGTGAGGTTTTTGCTGCAAACCTTAGGTCGTTTGTGGCTAGCTGGAGTGGACATCAGTTGGCCAGGATTCTACGCTCACGAGCAACGTCATCGATTACCTTTACCCACCTACCCCTTTGAGCGCCAGCGTTATTGGATTGACCCGCCAAAATCAATAGAAGGAGATCGCTCAGTTTCAGTGTCGTTGGCAAAGAATTCGGATATTTCTAATTGGTTCTATGTGCCTACTTGGAAGCAATCGGTCTCTCCCATCCCCATCCAGCTAGCAGCATCCACATCACCCAAGTCTTTCACGTTGGTGTTTGTGGATGATCGTGGCTTGGGAGCTCGTTTGATAGAGAGGCTCCAAGCGCAAAATCAGCGCGTGATTACAGTCAAAGTCGGACCAGAGTTTGCCCAACTGAGTGAGGGGCAATACACACTTAATCCAGGAAGAAGTGATGATTATGACACCCTTCTCCAAGACCTTCTAGCGCAGCAACAGTTTCCAGAACAAATTATTCATATGTGGAATGTCACGGCGTTGAGTGAGTCTGGTTTAGGAGTTAAAGCGGCTAAGAAAGCCCAGGAGATAGGATTCTACAGCCTGCTGTCTCTGGCCAAAGTGCTGAGCAAGCAAAATCTGAGTGAGGAGTTGACCCTTACAGTGGTTTCTAACGGACTGCAGTTGGTGACGGGAGAAGAACCCCTTTCTCCGGAGAAAGCGACGTTGTTAGGGCCTGTAAAAGTCATCTCCCAAGAGTATCAAACTATCAGTTGCCGCAGCATTGATGTGGTGCTTTCCTCTGCAGGAAGTTGGCAACAGGAGAAGTTGATAGACCACCTTCTCGCTGAACTAAGACGTCCGATTTCTGGGCAGCTGATTGCTTATCGAGGCCATAATCGCTGGGTGCAAACGTTTGAATCAGTGCGGTTGGATGAATCCGTTGAAGAGACCCCACGATTAAGAGAGGAGGGGGTTTATCTAATTACAGGCGGGCTGGGTGGGCTGGGCCTAGTCTTGGCGAAATATTTGGCTGAAGAAGTTCAAGCGAAATTAGTGCTGACTGGGCGTTCGGTCTTTCCGGTACGGGAGGAGTGGGATAGCTGGATAGCAACTCATGAGGAGACAAATAGTGTCAGCCAGAAGATTGGCAAAGTCCGAAACCTTGAAGCACTAGGTGCGGAGGTATTAGTGCTGAGTGCAGATGTGGGAGATTCAGCCCAAATGAGAGAGGCTATGAAGCTGACACAACAGCAGTTTGGTCAGCTTCATGGGGTTATCCACGCTGCTGGGATTGTTGAAGGAAACTCATTTAGCACGATTGCACAGCTCAATAAAATTGAGTGTGAGCAGCAGTTTCAATCCAAAGTCTATGGACTTTTAGTTTTGGAAGAGGTTTTGCAAGGTCAAGCGCTAGATTTTTGTGTATTGATGTCTTCTTTATCCTCGGTTTTAGGTGGTCTAGGTTATGTTGCTTATGGAGCAGCCAATCTCTTCATGGATGCATTCACTGCCCAACAGAATAAGGCGAATCCTGTTCCTTGGTTCAGTTTGAATTGGGATACGTGGCAAGTGGAAGAGGAAAGGAAGCGAGTTGAGTTTAACCAGACCGGTTTGACTAAATTTATTGTTACGCCAGAAGAAGGAGTCGATGCATTTCAACGCATTCTATCCAGAGGAGAGTTTTATCATCAGATAGTGGTCTCGACTGGAGACCTGCAGCTCAGGCTCAAGAAGTGGACTTCCCCTAGATCCCTAAGAGATAAAGCTATTGATTCAAGAGCCTCACTTTATCAAAGACCAGACTTACAGAGTGCTTATTTGGCCCCTAGGAATGAAATCGAGCAAAAGCTTGCTGACATCTGGCAGGAAATGCTTGGAATTAAGCAGGTAGGAATCCACGATAATTTCTTTGAACTCGGCGGTGATTCGCTAGTGATGATGCAGCTCATATCTCAAGTGCGCAAGGCATTTCATGTAGAGTTGTCCATGGATAGCCTATTTAGCAAAGGTACTGTGGCTGAAATCGCACAGTACATTGAGAAGATTCTTTATACAGTTCAGCAACTACAAGCGCCTATTGGCCTCGATCTGGAAGAGACGATAGAGGTTGAATTATGA
- a CDS encoding SDR family oxidoreductase, whose protein sequence is MNKWEKEDSLGSVAIIGMVGRFPGAENVDEFWHNLHNSVESVSFFADEELVAEGIDSANLNDSNYVKAASVLSDVDLFDASFFNFPPYEAEITDPQHRLFLEYAWGALESAGYNSETYEGRIGVYAGAGLNSYLLHNLNSSPETSNFADIYRLLIGNDKDFVATRVSFHLNLTGPSVNVSTACSTSLVAVQMGCQSLLNYQSDMVLAGGVSVRSPQKAGYLYQEGMILSPDGHCRAFDAQAQGTIGGSGVGIVVLKRLEDALADGDCIHAIIKGSAINNDGAAKVGYTAPSIDGQAEVILEAQALAGIDPETITYVEAHGTGTSLGDPIEIAALTQAFSTSTQKKGFCGIGSVKTNVGHLDAAAGVTGLIKTVLALKNRKIPPSLHFQEPNPKIDFASSPFYVNTKLKPWETNGTPRRAGVSSFGVGGTNAHVVLEEAPPVEASGPSRPWQLLLLSAKTSSALETATENLVHHLHGELNLADVAYTLSVGRRAFNHRRFVVSQGIEEAKTALSRDDSGQVLSHLQESGACPVVFMFSGQGAQYVNMAQELYLCEATFTEQVDICCELLKPHLGFDLRQVLYPTPEQLALANEQLQQTAITQPVLFVIEYALAQLWQAWGVCPKVMLGHSIGEYVAATLAEVWSLEDALALVAARGKLMQGLPSGSMLAVPLAEEEVFPLLSKELSVAVINGPFACVVSGTTEAVEALESQLASQGIEGRRLHTSHGFHSPMMEPIVEAFTERVKQVRLSAPQIPYLSNVTGTWITPEEATSPAYWAKHLRQPVRWASGLEALLQESSQVLLEIGPGRSLMSLAKRHPDKQAEQVVLSSVKHPQESGSDVAFLLKTLGQLWLAGVDIDWCRYYAHEQRHRLPLPTYPFERQRYWISPPKLEETVRSKAKEISKLSDISKWFYMPSWKRLPLPAIPPGKTLDNILLFVDECDLGKNLAIELAKLSQKVICVKVGDSFMEQSEGVYTLNPQNSDEYKTLFNKLDAAGYFPNTIIHLWNVTLDSCMELTLEKLDNSQDLGLHSLIFLAQALGKYNLVNKLQVVVVSNNLQDVMGDEVVSPEKATLLGAVKTIPLEYSNVHCRSVDVIISDGEINPSIKGNSKVIEQLLSELMVEPSDNVIAYRGAHRWKQTFEQIQLDKSSKITPRLKANGVYLITGGFGGIGFTIAQYLAESIKAKIVLLGRSKFLPRKNWETWLANHDEEDLIFNKIRKVQSLEELGAEVLVISADVSDYQQVQTALTNVQEYFGDIDGVFHAAGMVDYEGIIQNRTKEMTEGVLSPKVKGTLVLDRLLDDFELDFFILFSSLGNILYQIKFGQVGYNAANEFLDSFVYYKQRISRRSKFTVTINWDDWEEVGMSVNLKSKEKYSVYQEHMSTVSSISPPKGIEILQRVLDTSSPLLSRVIISTQDLDQTIKVMSQAVEMLFQKTIEVQKYPRPQLSNDYIAPRNETEQKLADVWQNLLGIEHIGINDNFFELGGDSLLGVRIISELNKVFNLNFSATKIYESPNINSMAKALLPEEPEKTVTLERRLARGQRRRHRKRLK, encoded by the coding sequence ATGAATAAATGGGAAAAAGAAGATTCTTTAGGGTCTGTAGCCATCATTGGCATGGTTGGTCGTTTTCCAGGAGCTGAAAATGTTGATGAGTTCTGGCATAATCTCCATAATAGTGTGGAATCTGTCTCCTTCTTCGCTGACGAAGAATTAGTGGCTGAAGGCATAGACTCAGCTAATTTAAATGATTCTAATTATGTCAAAGCAGCAAGTGTTTTGTCAGATGTTGATCTGTTTGATGCCTCATTCTTTAACTTTCCTCCTTATGAAGCTGAAATTACTGACCCTCAGCATCGCCTTTTCCTAGAATATGCCTGGGGAGCTCTAGAGAGTGCTGGTTACAACTCTGAAACGTATGAAGGTCGAATTGGTGTTTACGCTGGTGCTGGCCTCAACAGCTATTTGCTTCATAACCTGAATTCAAGTCCTGAAACCTCAAATTTTGCAGATATTTATCGACTGCTAATTGGTAATGATAAAGATTTTGTAGCCACAAGGGTTTCTTTCCATCTAAACCTCACTGGACCAAGCGTGAATGTTAGCACTGCCTGCTCCACCTCTCTAGTGGCGGTTCAGATGGGTTGCCAAAGCTTACTCAATTATCAGTCTGATATGGTTTTGGCGGGAGGCGTTTCAGTCCGCTCACCACAAAAGGCAGGATATTTGTATCAAGAGGGCATGATTCTGTCTCCGGATGGTCATTGCCGAGCCTTTGATGCTCAAGCCCAAGGAACGATTGGCGGCAGCGGTGTGGGCATTGTGGTGCTCAAGCGATTAGAAGATGCCCTGGCAGATGGCGACTGTATTCATGCGATCATCAAAGGCTCAGCGATTAATAATGACGGTGCTGCTAAAGTAGGGTACACCGCCCCTAGTATAGATGGCCAAGCTGAAGTAATTTTAGAGGCTCAAGCCCTAGCTGGCATCGATCCGGAAACTATTACTTATGTAGAAGCGCATGGTACCGGAACTTCTCTTGGAGACCCGATTGAGATTGCGGCGCTGACACAAGCTTTCTCTACTAGTACTCAAAAGAAGGGCTTCTGTGGCATTGGCTCAGTCAAAACCAATGTAGGGCATCTCGATGCCGCAGCTGGTGTAACAGGTTTAATCAAGACCGTCCTGGCCTTAAAAAATAGAAAGATTCCGCCGAGCTTGCATTTTCAGGAACCCAACCCCAAGATCGATTTTGCCAGCAGTCCGTTTTATGTGAATACCAAACTGAAGCCCTGGGAAACGAACGGAACGCCACGTCGGGCTGGAGTGAGTTCTTTTGGTGTCGGCGGCACCAATGCCCATGTAGTGTTAGAAGAAGCCCCGCCGGTTGAGGCATCTGGCCCATCGCGCCCATGGCAATTGTTGCTGCTTTCAGCCAAAACCAGCTCAGCGTTAGAGACTGCCACGGAGAATTTGGTGCATCACTTGCATGGTGAGTTGAACCTAGCGGATGTGGCGTACACTCTCAGCGTAGGTCGCCGAGCCTTCAACCATCGCCGGTTTGTGGTGAGCCAGGGGATCGAAGAAGCCAAAACCGCTCTCAGTCGCGATGATTCTGGGCAAGTGTTGAGTCACTTGCAAGAATCTGGGGCGTGCCCAGTGGTTTTTATGTTCTCGGGTCAGGGAGCACAATATGTGAATATGGCTCAAGAGCTTTACCTCTGTGAAGCGACCTTTACCGAACAGGTGGATATCTGCTGTGAGCTGCTGAAACCGCATCTGGGATTCGACCTACGTCAGGTTCTGTATCCGACTCCTGAGCAATTAGCGTTAGCAAATGAACAACTACAGCAGACGGCAATAACCCAACCCGTGCTATTTGTCATTGAGTATGCCTTAGCTCAGTTGTGGCAAGCCTGGGGAGTGTGTCCGAAAGTTATGCTGGGCCACAGCATTGGGGAATATGTGGCGGCCACGCTAGCCGAAGTGTGGTCATTGGAAGATGCCTTAGCCCTAGTGGCAGCACGCGGAAAGTTAATGCAGGGATTACCGTCGGGGAGCATGCTAGCAGTACCCCTTGCTGAGGAAGAGGTGTTTCCGCTTCTCAGCAAGGAACTCTCGGTAGCAGTGATTAATGGTCCTTTTGCCTGTGTGGTATCGGGAACAACTGAGGCGGTAGAGGCATTGGAGAGTCAGTTAGCGTCGCAAGGGATTGAGGGTCGTCGTTTGCATACTTCCCATGGGTTCCATTCGCCGATGATGGAGCCGATAGTAGAGGCATTCACCGAGAGGGTGAAGCAAGTCCGTCTCAGTGCACCTCAAATTCCCTACCTCTCTAATGTGACAGGGACATGGATTACCCCTGAGGAGGCCACGTCACCTGCTTATTGGGCCAAGCATTTACGGCAGCCGGTGCGTTGGGCCTCTGGATTGGAAGCGTTATTGCAGGAGTCGTCGCAGGTTCTGTTGGAGATCGGGCCAGGTCGCAGCTTAATGAGCTTAGCCAAACGGCATCCAGATAAGCAAGCAGAGCAGGTCGTGCTGTCTTCCGTGAAACATCCGCAAGAATCTGGCTCAGATGTGGCGTTTTTGTTGAAGACATTGGGGCAATTGTGGCTAGCAGGAGTCGACATTGATTGGTGCCGCTATTATGCTCACGAGCAGCGTCATCGACTGCCGTTGCCCACCTATCCCTTTGAGCGACAAAGATACTGGATTAGCCCGCCAAAATTAGAGGAAACAGTAAGATCAAAGGCTAAAGAAATTAGTAAACTCTCAGATATTTCTAAATGGTTTTATATGCCTTCCTGGAAGCGCCTTCCCTTGCCAGCTATACCACCAGGAAAAACACTGGATAATATTTTGTTATTTGTAGATGAGTGTGACTTGGGAAAAAATTTAGCAATCGAATTGGCAAAATTAAGTCAAAAAGTAATTTGTGTAAAGGTTGGGGATTCGTTTATGGAGCAGAGTGAAGGGGTTTATACTTTGAATCCTCAAAATTCTGATGAATACAAGACTCTATTTAATAAGCTTGATGCAGCCGGATATTTCCCAAATACTATTATTCATTTATGGAATGTTACGTTAGATAGTTGTATGGAATTAACATTAGAAAAACTCGACAACTCTCAAGATTTAGGGCTCCACAGCCTTATTTTTCTGGCTCAAGCATTAGGCAAGTATAACTTAGTCAATAAACTTCAAGTTGTTGTTGTTTCAAACAACTTGCAAGATGTTATGGGAGATGAAGTGGTTTCTCCGGAGAAGGCTACCTTACTCGGAGCTGTAAAAACTATTCCTCTAGAGTATTCCAACGTACATTGTCGTAGTGTTGATGTAATTATCTCTGATGGCGAAATCAATCCCTCTATAAAGGGTAATAGCAAAGTAATAGAGCAACTTCTAAGTGAATTGATGGTCGAACCTTCTGATAACGTTATTGCCTATCGTGGAGCCCATCGTTGGAAGCAAACATTTGAGCAGATTCAACTAGATAAATCTTCGAAAATAACACCTCGCTTAAAAGCGAATGGTGTTTATTTGATCACAGGTGGTTTTGGTGGAATAGGCTTTACCATAGCTCAATATTTAGCCGAAAGTATAAAAGCAAAAATAGTTTTGCTGGGGCGCTCTAAGTTCCTCCCCAGAAAAAATTGGGAAACCTGGCTGGCCAATCATGATGAAGAGGATCTAATTTTCAACAAGATCAGAAAAGTTCAATCTCTTGAAGAATTAGGAGCAGAGGTTTTAGTAATTAGTGCGGATGTGTCAGATTACCAACAAGTGCAAACGGCTCTGACCAATGTTCAAGAGTACTTCGGTGATATAGATGGTGTTTTCCATGCAGCTGGGATGGTAGATTACGAAGGAATTATTCAGAATAGAACTAAAGAAATGACGGAAGGTGTCTTGTCACCAAAAGTTAAAGGCACTTTAGTTCTTGATCGTTTATTAGATGATTTTGAACTCGATTTCTTTATTCTATTTTCTTCGCTCGGAAATATTTTATATCAGATAAAGTTTGGACAAGTGGGATATAATGCTGCCAACGAATTTTTAGACTCGTTCGTTTATTATAAACAACGAATCTCAAGACGTAGTAAATTTACGGTCACTATCAACTGGGATGACTGGGAAGAAGTCGGTATGTCAGTTAATCTGAAAAGCAAGGAAAAGTACAGTGTTTATCAGGAACATATGTCTACAGTTTCTTCTATCTCTCCGCCCAAGGGAATCGAAATTCTGCAGCGTGTTCTAGATACTTCTTCCCCTTTGCTTAGTAGAGTTATTATATCGACTCAAGATTTGGATCAGACTATAAAAGTCATGTCTCAGGCTGTAGAGATGTTATTTCAGAAGACTATAGAAGTACAGAAGTATCCGCGACCACAGCTAAGTAATGACTACATAGCCCCTAGAAATGAGACTGAGCAAAAACTTGCTGATGTTTGGCAGAATCTTCTTGGTATAGAACATATAGGAATTAACGATAACTTTTTTGAACTTGGTGGTGATTCACTCTTGGGAGTTCGAATCATTTCTGAATTGAACAAAGTGTTTAATTTGAATTTTTCTGCCACTAAAATTTATGAAAGTCCAAATATAAATTCTATGGCAAAAGCTTTACTTCCTGAAGAACCTGAAAAGACTGTTACTCTTGAGAGGCGACTAGCTCGTGGGCAAAGAAGAAGGCATAGGAAAAGGCTTAAGTGA